A region from the uncultured Draconibacterium sp. genome encodes:
- a CDS encoding YceI family protein: MKKLVTVFAIIIAIGTSAFAADANADKSVYKVDTNASKVYWTGKKVTGEHTGYINLSDGEVHVKDEKVVGAQIKIDVQSIEVTDLSGEWKDKLVGHLKSDDFFSAEKHPVATFAIKTVDATDKGYQVVGDLTIKGITKQVAFPAEVKVDGSSVSATGTATIDRTEYDIRYGSGKFFSDLGDNMINDNFEITFELKATAAN, translated from the coding sequence ATGAAAAAATTAGTAACAGTATTCGCAATTATTATTGCAATAGGAACTTCGGCCTTTGCGGCTGATGCAAATGCCGACAAATCGGTTTATAAAGTTGATACCAATGCCAGTAAGGTGTATTGGACCGGTAAAAAAGTAACAGGCGAACATACCGGCTACATTAATTTAAGCGACGGAGAAGTTCATGTAAAAGACGAAAAAGTTGTAGGTGCACAGATTAAAATTGATGTACAATCAATTGAAGTTACCGATTTAAGCGGCGAATGGAAAGACAAGCTGGTTGGCCACCTGAAATCAGACGATTTCTTTTCGGCAGAAAAACACCCGGTAGCAACATTTGCCATAAAAACAGTTGACGCAACAGATAAAGGTTACCAGGTGGTTGGCGACCTCACCATTAAAGGAATTACCAAGCAGGTAGCTTTTCCGGCAGAAGTAAAAGTTGACGGAAGCTCGGTAAGTGCCACGGGTACAGCAACCATTGATCGTACCGAATATGACATCCGTTATGGTTCGGGTAAATTTTTCAGCGACCTGGGTGATAATATGATCAATGATAATTTCGAGATTACGTTTGAACTGAAAGCTACGGCAGCCAATTAA
- a CDS encoding pirin family protein has translation MKTILYKADSRGYANHGWLVARHTFSFANYFNRERMNFGVLRVLNDDKIDGRQGFGMHPHDNMEIITIPLEGDLEHKDNMGNEAVIREGDVQVMSAGTGVYHSEYNHNPDKALKLFQIWLFPNKQNVQPRYDQISIRDVAIPNRLYQILSPNPDDQGVWIHQDAWFYLGNFDAGKTDNYTLKREGNGLFVMVIDGQVTISGNKLSARDALGIWEMNKIEVEATSDARILLMDLPMQVK, from the coding sequence ATGAAAACAATTTTATACAAAGCCGATAGTAGGGGCTATGCCAATCACGGTTGGCTGGTGGCCCGGCATACTTTTAGTTTTGCGAATTATTTTAACCGCGAACGTATGAATTTTGGGGTACTTCGGGTGCTTAACGACGACAAAATTGATGGCAGACAAGGCTTTGGAATGCATCCGCACGATAACATGGAAATTATTACCATTCCGCTTGAAGGTGACCTGGAGCATAAAGATAATATGGGCAACGAGGCAGTTATTCGTGAGGGCGATGTGCAGGTGATGAGTGCCGGAACCGGTGTTTACCACAGCGAGTACAATCATAATCCAGACAAAGCATTAAAGCTTTTCCAGATTTGGTTGTTTCCGAATAAGCAAAATGTACAACCGCGTTACGATCAGATTTCTATTCGCGATGTGGCAATACCCAACCGCCTTTACCAGATACTATCGCCAAATCCCGATGACCAGGGGGTGTGGATTCATCAGGATGCCTGGTTTTACCTTGGGAATTTTGATGCCGGAAAAACCGACAACTATACCCTGAAGCGCGAAGGTAACGGACTGTTTGTAATGGTGATTGACGGGCAAGTAACCATTTCAGGAAATAAATTGTCGGCTCGCGATGCACTGGGGATTTGGGAAATGAATAAAATTGAGGTGGAGGCTACTAGTGATGCACGGATTTTATTAATGGATCTGCCTATGCAAGTAAAATAA
- a CDS encoding Crp/Fnr family transcriptional regulator: MEDYQVLFNYFEKITGRALENSEKQELAAVFRKEQFKKKELIMRAGELNTRHYYIENGLLRMYIIDQSGKEFNILFAKERQWLGDLGTPSATSYFMDALEKTSVFSVDEEGFQSLVEKYVELASNIRRSYVFLQKRFVSILSKTAEENYEELLQNDPELIQRLPQYHISSYLGVTPVFLSKIIARRVRKKD, encoded by the coding sequence ATGGAAGATTACCAGGTTCTCTTTAACTATTTTGAAAAAATTACCGGACGTGCGCTTGAAAACAGCGAGAAACAGGAACTTGCTGCAGTTTTCAGAAAAGAACAGTTTAAGAAAAAAGAGCTGATTATGCGTGCCGGAGAATTGAATACCCGCCACTATTACATTGAAAACGGCTTGCTGCGCATGTATATCATCGACCAAAGTGGTAAAGAGTTTAACATTCTTTTTGCGAAAGAGCGACAGTGGTTAGGCGACCTGGGTACACCTTCTGCAACTTCGTATTTTATGGATGCCCTCGAAAAAACCAGCGTATTTTCCGTTGATGAGGAAGGTTTTCAGTCACTGGTTGAAAAATATGTTGAACTGGCTTCAAATATTCGCAGATCATATGTTTTTCTGCAAAAGCGTTTTGTTTCCATTTTATCAAAAACTGCCGAAGAAAATTACGAGGAGCTGCTTCAAAACGATCCGGAACTGATTCAACGCTTACCACAATATCACATTTCCTCTTATTTAGGGGTAACTCCTGTTTTTTTAAGTAAGATTATTGCCCGTCGTGTTCGCAAAAAAGACTAA
- a CDS encoding nitroreductase family protein has product MENQKKYTIHPLLEKRWSPRSFSAEPVSAEDVNKIFTGASWAASAMNEQPWQYVYALRGTPGFDTLWACLLPGNQPWAKKAALLFASLQRNTYEKNDKPNRFALHDVGMANAQLLLQASANGIYGHLMGGFDSEKLSTVLNLKENVSPVCMGALGYLGEPDDLEEPYRSRELAPRTRKALEEFVTKL; this is encoded by the coding sequence ATGGAAAATCAAAAGAAATATACTATTCATCCGCTTTTGGAGAAAAGATGGAGCCCCCGGTCCTTTTCAGCGGAGCCGGTGTCAGCGGAGGATGTAAACAAAATTTTTACCGGAGCATCGTGGGCGGCCAGTGCCATGAATGAACAGCCCTGGCAATATGTGTATGCCTTGCGCGGCACTCCGGGATTCGATACCTTATGGGCATGTTTACTGCCCGGAAATCAACCCTGGGCAAAAAAAGCAGCCTTACTTTTTGCTTCGTTGCAACGAAATACCTACGAGAAAAATGATAAACCAAATAGGTTTGCCCTGCACGATGTGGGTATGGCCAATGCCCAGCTTTTACTTCAGGCGAGTGCCAATGGTATTTACGGACACCTGATGGGCGGTTTCGACAGCGAAAAGTTATCGACGGTATTAAACCTGAAGGAGAATGTTAGTCCGGTATGTATGGGGGCGCTTGGCTATTTGGGCGAGCCCGACGATTTGGAAGAACCCTATCGTTCGAGAGAGTTGGCACCACGTACACGAAAAGCGCTTGAGGAGTTTGTTACTAAACTATAA
- a CDS encoding GH92 family glycosyl hydrolase has protein sequence MNILKKILQRSFLIFGLTAMLCAEKSVAQLPVDWVNPFIGTTNYGTTNPGAVVPRGMVSVVPFNVSGNSPLNQRDKDDGWWSTPYSWDNRYFTGYSHVNLSGVGCPELGVILLMPTTGKVDGNHKRYGSEMSQQEAHPGYYSTFLNKYQIKTEVSATERTGISRFTFPAGQSNILIDLGNGLTNESGASVKIVNKQEIEGWRMTGTFCYNDGTERPVYFVARFSRAAESYGVWKKMPEMGPEAAWSASSNKIKYYQSYGAEMAGDSIGAWFTFNTTNNEEILVELGVSYVSIENARLNLNHESNNFDFEATRKQAAEKWNKALSTISVKGGTDDQKTVFYTGLYHIQIHPNILSDINGQYPAMESFETRIHPNGERYTVFSLWDTYRNLHPFMSLAFPQQQLNVVQSMIEMYDESGWLPRWELNSTETHVMEGDPAIPVIVDTWFRGIRDFDIEKAYEAMYKSATTTGAENKLRPDIDHYHSHGYVPLQEKYDNSVSHALEYYIADWNLAQLAKDLGKEEDYKRFLNQSRGYKNYFCPDFEMIRPKLANGDFLPDFNPRQGENFEPSPGFHEGNAYQYTFCAHHDIAGMIALNGGEKEFVKKLQAIFDEGHFDMANEPDIHYPWLFNFVKGEEWRTQKELNRLMAAYFKNAPDGLPGNDDTGTMSTWIVYAMMGIYPVLPGDMNYAISEPVFDEVKIQLDQNFYPGEALVIKKSGTGDKIKSISLNGKKQKTFFINHADLVKGGVLEIKQ, from the coding sequence ATGAATATTCTAAAAAAGATATTACAACGCTCTTTCCTGATTTTTGGCCTTACAGCCATGCTGTGTGCTGAAAAAAGTGTTGCCCAATTGCCTGTCGACTGGGTTAACCCGTTTATAGGAACAACGAACTATGGCACCACTAACCCCGGTGCGGTTGTGCCACGCGGAATGGTTTCGGTAGTACCGTTCAACGTAAGCGGAAACTCGCCACTTAACCAGCGCGATAAAGACGATGGTTGGTGGTCGACGCCCTACTCGTGGGATAACCGATATTTTACCGGTTATTCGCATGTAAACCTAAGCGGAGTGGGTTGTCCCGAGCTGGGTGTTATTCTGCTTATGCCCACTACAGGCAAAGTTGATGGTAATCACAAGCGTTATGGTTCAGAAATGAGCCAACAAGAAGCACACCCTGGATACTACAGCACTTTTTTGAATAAATACCAAATAAAAACCGAGGTTTCGGCAACAGAGCGCACCGGTATAAGTCGTTTTACTTTCCCGGCCGGGCAATCCAATATTCTTATTGATTTGGGCAATGGCTTAACCAACGAAAGCGGGGCCTCGGTAAAAATTGTAAATAAGCAAGAAATAGAGGGGTGGCGCATGACCGGAACTTTTTGTTACAACGATGGCACCGAGCGTCCGGTTTATTTTGTGGCCCGTTTTAGCAGGGCAGCCGAAAGTTATGGCGTTTGGAAAAAAATGCCAGAGATGGGCCCCGAAGCAGCCTGGTCGGCAAGCAGTAATAAAATAAAATACTATCAAAGTTATGGGGCAGAAATGGCAGGAGACAGCATTGGTGCATGGTTTACATTTAACACTACAAACAACGAAGAAATACTGGTAGAACTTGGCGTTTCGTATGTAAGCATTGAAAATGCCCGGCTGAACCTGAACCATGAATCCAATAATTTTGATTTTGAGGCCACCCGCAAACAAGCTGCCGAAAAATGGAATAAAGCTCTATCAACCATAAGTGTAAAAGGTGGTACCGACGATCAGAAAACAGTTTTTTACACCGGTCTGTACCACATTCAAATACACCCAAATATTTTAAGTGACATAAACGGGCAATATCCGGCTATGGAGTCGTTTGAAACGCGCATTCACCCGAACGGCGAACGCTACACCGTATTTTCACTGTGGGATACCTACCGCAATTTGCATCCGTTTATGAGTCTCGCTTTCCCTCAGCAGCAATTAAATGTGGTACAATCGATGATTGAGATGTACGACGAAAGTGGCTGGTTACCCCGTTGGGAACTTAACAGTACCGAAACACATGTTATGGAAGGCGACCCTGCCATTCCGGTTATTGTTGACACCTGGTTTCGTGGCATCCGCGATTTTGATATCGAGAAAGCTTACGAGGCCATGTACAAATCGGCTACAACGACTGGTGCCGAAAACAAATTACGGCCCGATATTGATCATTACCACTCTCATGGCTATGTGCCTTTACAGGAAAAATACGACAATTCGGTGTCGCACGCCCTGGAATACTATATTGCCGACTGGAACCTGGCCCAGCTGGCAAAAGACCTTGGGAAAGAGGAAGATTACAAGCGATTTTTAAACCAATCACGAGGATACAAAAATTACTTTTGCCCCGATTTTGAAATGATCAGGCCAAAACTTGCCAACGGGGATTTTTTGCCCGACTTTAATCCACGCCAGGGAGAAAATTTTGAGCCAAGTCCGGGATTTCACGAAGGAAATGCCTACCAATATACCTTTTGCGCACACCACGATATAGCTGGCATGATAGCCTTAAACGGTGGAGAAAAAGAATTTGTAAAGAAACTACAAGCCATTTTTGATGAAGGGCATTTTGACATGGCAAACGAGCCCGACATTCATTATCCCTGGTTGTTCAATTTTGTAAAAGGCGAAGAGTGGCGCACCCAGAAAGAGCTGAACCGGTTAATGGCCGCTTACTTTAAAAATGCGCCTGACGGATTGCCCGGCAACGACGACACAGGTACCATGTCGACCTGGATTGTTTATGCCATGATGGGTATTTACCCGGTTTTACCCGGCGATATGAATTATGCCATTTCAGAGCCCGTTTTTGATGAAGTGAAAATCCAGCTGGATCAGAATTTCTATCCGGGAGAAGCACTTGTGATCAAAAAATCAGGCACGGGCGATAAAATAAAAAGCATTTCGCTAAACGGCAAAAAGCAAAAAACGTTCTTTATCAACCACGCTGATTTGGTAAAAGGCGGTGTTTTGGAGATTAAGCAGTAA